In uncultured Fibrobacter sp., a single genomic region encodes these proteins:
- a CDS encoding class I SAM-dependent RNA methyltransferase, whose translation MAHLPDGRVCFVQGALPGELCEVELTFQKKDFTRGRVVSVVEPSPDRVVPKCPLYGKCGGCSLQHLESSKQTEYMEQVERENFRRLAHAELPEDFVIHTGNPWGYRNRARVVPQFVRDGGCGGFAFREQESNALIPFENCPVLTPALNEFLQGPARKLFASGVLSHPGRFARPDEVSLNVFDNGKGEVSYFYRGMSREEFQKNAVSVVEIEGRKIEADASVFFQSNLGLLPELVKSVRHAVDEGLSNGNACNDWLIDLFSGVGFFAALLQDKFKRITTVERDEGCLKHAEKNLSVISPATTTVENVSAPAEEWLARHVVDIPATLIVDPPRTGLPGEALDAIVRSSVKRLIYVSCDPVTLARDYAKLATAGFKLDHAEGFAFYPQTPHLEMLFILSR comes from the coding sequence ATGGCCCATTTGCCGGATGGCCGGGTATGTTTTGTGCAGGGAGCCCTGCCGGGAGAATTGTGCGAAGTTGAACTGACTTTCCAGAAAAAGGACTTTACGCGGGGGCGTGTTGTTAGCGTCGTTGAACCGAGTCCCGATCGCGTGGTGCCCAAGTGCCCGCTTTACGGCAAGTGTGGCGGTTGCAGCCTGCAGCATCTGGAGAGTTCCAAGCAAACTGAATATATGGAACAGGTGGAACGCGAAAATTTCAGGCGACTTGCCCATGCCGAATTGCCGGAGGATTTCGTTATCCATACCGGGAATCCGTGGGGCTACCGCAATCGTGCGCGTGTGGTTCCACAGTTTGTTCGTGATGGTGGTTGCGGCGGTTTTGCCTTCCGCGAGCAAGAAAGCAATGCCTTGATTCCTTTTGAAAATTGCCCTGTGCTGACTCCTGCTTTGAACGAATTTTTGCAGGGACCCGCCCGGAAGCTTTTTGCATCGGGAGTGTTGTCGCACCCTGGGCGCTTTGCTCGGCCCGACGAAGTTTCGCTGAACGTGTTCGACAACGGCAAGGGCGAGGTGAGCTACTTTTATCGAGGCATGTCTCGCGAAGAATTTCAAAAGAATGCCGTGAGTGTCGTTGAAATTGAAGGCCGCAAGATAGAAGCGGACGCTTCGGTGTTTTTCCAGAGTAACTTGGGCCTGTTGCCGGAACTGGTGAAGTCCGTGCGCCATGCCGTTGACGAGGGCTTGTCGAATGGGAATGCCTGTAACGATTGGCTTATAGACTTGTTCAGTGGTGTCGGCTTTTTTGCCGCTCTTTTGCAAGACAAGTTTAAACGCATCACGACCGTGGAACGCGACGAGGGCTGCCTCAAACACGCTGAAAAGAATTTGTCTGTAATTAGCCCGGCAACAACTACTGTCGAGAATGTTTCGGCCCCAGCGGAAGAATGGCTTGCCCGCCATGTCGTGGATATTCCGGCTACGCTCATTGTGGACCCGCCACGTACGGGGTTGCCGGGGGAGGCGCTAGATGCCATCGTGCGGAGTTCTGTCAAGCGGTTGATTTACGTGTCGTGCGATCCGGTGACGCTGGCTCGCGACTATGCGAAATTGGCGACGGCAGGGTTCAAGTTGGACCATGCGGAGGGGTTCGCCTTTTACCCCCAGACACCGCATCTGGAAATGTTATTTATCCTTTCTAGGTAG
- the metF gene encoding methylenetetrahydrofolate reductase [NAD(P)H], which produces MKIVDILKQDKMSLSFEVFPPKKETSFESVKAATESIAALGPAFMSVTYGAGGGVSQYTLEIAKNLKSKFGIPMLAHLTCVSSSKETIHQRIEDMKTAGIKNVMALRGDLTPELIANGRDKCDYHYAVELIRELKESDSDFCIGAACYPEKHPESANQAEDIKHLKEKVDAGADFLTTQMVFDNNLFFSFLYKLRDAGVTCPVLPGIMPITNANQVERAIKLSGSFMPQRFKSLVDKFGSDPDAMKQAGIIYATDQIIDLYANGITNVHVYSMNKPDVAEGILRNVSAILGKNFSA; this is translated from the coding sequence ATGAAAATTGTCGATATCCTGAAGCAAGACAAGATGAGTCTTTCGTTCGAAGTGTTCCCGCCCAAGAAGGAAACGAGCTTCGAAAGCGTGAAAGCCGCCACCGAATCCATTGCGGCCCTTGGCCCCGCCTTCATGAGTGTCACCTACGGTGCAGGCGGCGGTGTTAGCCAGTACACGCTCGAAATTGCAAAGAACCTCAAGTCGAAATTCGGCATCCCGATGTTGGCCCACCTCACCTGCGTTTCGAGCAGCAAAGAAACCATTCACCAGCGCATCGAAGACATGAAGACTGCGGGCATCAAGAACGTGATGGCGCTCCGCGGCGACTTGACTCCGGAACTCATCGCGAACGGCCGCGACAAATGCGACTACCATTACGCCGTAGAACTCATCCGCGAACTCAAGGAAAGTGATTCCGACTTCTGTATCGGTGCAGCATGCTACCCCGAGAAGCACCCCGAAAGCGCAAACCAGGCCGAAGATATCAAGCACCTCAAAGAAAAAGTTGACGCTGGCGCAGATTTTCTCACCACGCAGATGGTGTTCGACAACAACCTCTTCTTCAGTTTCCTCTACAAGTTGCGCGATGCGGGTGTCACTTGCCCCGTGCTCCCCGGCATCATGCCCATCACGAACGCAAACCAGGTGGAACGCGCTATCAAGCTTTCCGGTTCGTTCATGCCGCAGCGCTTCAAGTCGCTCGTCGACAAGTTCGGCAGCGACCCCGACGCAATGAAACAGGCGGGCATCATCTACGCAACCGACCAGATTATTGACCTGTACGCCAACGGCATCACGAACGTACACGTGTACTCCATGAACAAGCCCGACGTGGCCGAAGGCATTCTCCGGAATGTTTCCGCCATTCTCGGAAAGAATTTTTCCGCATAA